In one window of Comamonas testosteroni DNA:
- a CDS encoding M20 family metallopeptidase gives MTNMNQDKQATYAAIDAWIDEHFDEEVKFLQAMVQVPTDTPPGNNAPHAERTAELIKGFGFDAEKHVVPEADVKAYGMESITNLIVRRQYGTQGDGGKTIALNAHGDVVPPGEGWSKDPYGAEIEDGKLYGRAAAVSKSDFASFTFAVRALEAVAKPAKGSVELHYTYDEEFGGIMGPGWLLEKGLTKPDLMIAAGFSYEVVTAHNGCLQMEITVQGKMAHAAVPHTGVDALQAAVVLMNALYAENVKYKQITSKVPGIKHPYLNIGRIDGGTNTNVVPGKVMLKIDRRMIPEENPVEVEASIRAVIANAIADFNTQGGYTGEDAVRVDIKRLLLANAMTPLDGNKPLVDAIQAHGEAVFGEKPPAVGTPLYTDVRLYVERGIPGVIYGAGPRTVLESHAKRSDERLVLEDLRRATKVVARSLVDLTA, from the coding sequence ATGACCAATATGAATCAAGACAAGCAAGCCACCTACGCCGCCATCGATGCCTGGATTGACGAGCACTTCGACGAAGAAGTGAAGTTTCTGCAGGCCATGGTGCAAGTGCCCACGGACACGCCTCCCGGCAACAACGCGCCCCACGCCGAACGCACTGCCGAGCTGATCAAGGGCTTTGGCTTCGACGCCGAGAAGCACGTCGTGCCCGAAGCGGACGTCAAGGCCTACGGCATGGAATCCATCACCAACCTGATCGTGCGCCGCCAATACGGCACTCAGGGTGACGGTGGCAAAACCATCGCCCTGAACGCCCACGGCGACGTGGTGCCTCCGGGCGAAGGCTGGAGCAAGGACCCCTACGGCGCCGAGATCGAAGACGGCAAGCTGTATGGCCGCGCCGCTGCCGTGAGCAAGAGCGACTTCGCCTCGTTCACCTTCGCCGTGCGTGCTCTGGAAGCCGTGGCCAAGCCGGCCAAGGGCTCGGTGGAGCTGCACTACACCTATGACGAAGAGTTCGGCGGCATCATGGGCCCGGGCTGGCTGCTGGAAAAGGGCCTGACCAAGCCCGACCTGATGATCGCAGCGGGCTTCAGCTACGAAGTAGTTACCGCTCACAACGGCTGCCTGCAGATGGAAATCACCGTGCAGGGCAAGATGGCTCACGCCGCCGTGCCCCACACCGGTGTGGACGCGCTGCAAGCCGCAGTGGTGCTGATGAATGCGCTGTACGCCGAAAACGTGAAGTACAAGCAAATCACGTCCAAGGTGCCCGGCATCAAGCACCCCTACCTGAACATCGGCCGCATCGACGGCGGCACCAACACCAATGTGGTGCCCGGCAAGGTCATGCTCAAGATCGACCGCCGCATGATTCCTGAAGAGAATCCCGTGGAAGTCGAAGCCAGCATCCGTGCCGTGATCGCCAACGCCATCGCCGACTTCAACACCCAGGGCGGCTACACCGGTGAAGACGCCGTGCGCGTGGACATCAAGCGCCTGCTGCTGGCCAATGCCATGACGCCCCTGGACGGCAACAAGCCCCTGGTCGACGCCATCCAGGCCCACGGCGAAGCTGTCTTCGGCGAGAAGCCTCCCGCAGTGGGCACGCCTTTGTACACCGACGTGCGCCTGTACGTCGAGCGCGGCATCCCCGGCGTGATCTACGGCGCCGGCCCCCGCACCGTGCTGGAATCGCACGCCAAGCGCTCCGACGAGCGCCTGGTGCTGGAAGACCTGCGCCGTGCCACCAAGGTGGTGGCCCGCTCGCTGGTGGACCTGACTGCCTGA
- a CDS encoding glycerate kinase type-2 family protein: MQAQNTSSRAQAAATPVPQQDPAGFLRHLYDVAVRNALPIEGLARHLPKPPRGRTLVLGAGKAGGSMAQALEALWPQDAPLSGLVVTRYAHIPPRPEGLAQRLEVVEAAHPVPDAAGLAAAERILALTEGLTADDLVICLISGGGSSLLTLPAEGIDLAEKQRINKALLESGAAIGEMNCVRKHLSRIKGGRLAAACHPAKVVTLTISDVPGDDPSVIASGPTVPDASTCADALAILDRYQIGIPESVRAALQAGELETPKPGDARFEGHEVHLIATPQQSLEAAAASARAAGIAVHVLSDEMEGESREVGKVHAALARAVARHEQPFARPCVILSGGETTVTIRPRQPGAAKGRGGRAGEFCLGLAQALQGQEKVWALAADTDGIDGVEDNAGARVSPCTLKRAAELSLRISDHLDRNDAYGYFSALGDLVITGPTHTNVNDFRAILIL; encoded by the coding sequence ATGCAAGCACAGAATACATCCTCGCGCGCGCAGGCTGCGGCAACGCCTGTTCCCCAGCAAGACCCGGCTGGCTTTCTGCGTCATCTGTATGACGTGGCGGTGCGCAACGCCCTGCCCATCGAGGGTCTGGCGCGTCATCTGCCCAAGCCGCCCAGGGGCCGCACGCTGGTGCTGGGCGCCGGCAAGGCCGGCGGCTCCATGGCGCAGGCGCTGGAGGCTCTGTGGCCGCAGGATGCCCCGCTGTCGGGCCTGGTGGTGACGCGCTACGCGCACATTCCCCCACGCCCCGAAGGGCTGGCCCAGCGCCTGGAAGTGGTGGAAGCCGCCCACCCCGTGCCGGACGCGGCCGGTCTGGCTGCGGCCGAGCGCATTCTGGCGCTGACCGAGGGGCTGACGGCCGACGATCTGGTGATCTGCCTGATCTCCGGCGGCGGCTCTTCCCTGCTGACGCTGCCCGCCGAGGGCATCGACCTGGCCGAGAAGCAGCGCATCAACAAGGCGCTGCTGGAGAGCGGCGCGGCAATTGGCGAGATGAACTGCGTGCGCAAGCATCTCTCGCGCATCAAGGGCGGGCGTCTGGCCGCTGCCTGCCATCCCGCCAAGGTGGTGACGCTGACCATCAGCGATGTGCCCGGCGACGATCCTTCGGTGATCGCCAGCGGACCGACGGTGCCGGACGCGTCGACCTGTGCCGACGCACTGGCCATCCTGGACCGCTACCAGATCGGCATTCCCGAGTCCGTGCGCGCTGCGCTGCAAGCCGGCGAGCTGGAGACTCCCAAGCCCGGCGATGCCCGCTTTGAAGGCCATGAGGTGCATCTGATCGCCACGCCCCAGCAGTCGCTGGAGGCCGCGGCGGCTTCCGCCCGCGCGGCCGGCATTGCAGTGCATGTGCTGTCCGACGAGATGGAAGGCGAGTCGCGCGAGGTGGGCAAGGTCCATGCGGCGCTGGCGCGCGCTGTGGCCCGGCATGAGCAGCCTTTTGCCAGGCCCTGCGTGATTCTCTCGGGTGGCGAGACCACGGTGACCATCCGCCCGCGCCAACCCGGTGCCGCCAAGGGGCGCGGCGGGCGTGCCGGCGAGTTCTGCCTGGGTCTGGCCCAGGCCCTGCAGGGGCAGGAAAAGGTCTGGGCGCTGGCCGCGGACACCGACGGTATCGACGGTGTCGAGGACAACGCGGGAGCGCGTGTCTCGCCCTGCACGCTCAAGCGCGCGGCAGAGCTGAGTCTGCGCATCAGCGATCACCTGGATCGCAACGATGCCTATGGCTATTTTTCGGCGCTGGGCGATCTGGTCATCACCGGCCCAACCCACACCAATGTGAACGACTTCCGCGCAATTCTGATTCTTTGA
- a CDS encoding LysR family transcriptional regulator has translation MNKSMAMPLLPEHSADRFVELQTFVQVAQQGSFSAAARLREVSPSAVSKIVARLETRLGVQLLRRSTRRLELTAEGDQLLEQGRQLLADWLALESSVTRQGQPTGVVRINASSSTGNRLLVPLVGPLMQTWPGLQLDLSFTDHVVDLIAARADIALRWGELPSSDMVARKLGHTRQVIVASPDYLQRFGRPQHPDELAGHVRIGWNYPRAIPHWPFVVAGKAVTVSMGEVLRVNDGEAMANLAKAGAGLARLSLYHAWDDLHAGRLQALLEDFNPGDLQPIHAVYVGKPGQLPVRTRAVLDFLASHVDLSHAEQMPAGLLPGGT, from the coding sequence ATGAACAAATCCATGGCTATGCCGTTGCTGCCGGAGCACAGTGCGGACCGCTTTGTGGAGCTGCAGACCTTTGTGCAGGTGGCCCAGCAGGGCAGCTTCTCGGCGGCGGCGCGTCTGCGCGAGGTCTCGCCCTCGGCCGTCAGCAAGATCGTGGCCCGGCTCGAAACCCGGCTGGGCGTGCAACTGCTGCGCCGCAGCACCCGGCGTCTGGAGTTGACGGCCGAGGGAGATCAGTTGCTGGAGCAGGGCCGGCAGCTGCTGGCGGACTGGCTGGCGCTGGAATCCTCGGTCACCCGGCAGGGCCAGCCCACCGGCGTGGTGCGCATCAATGCCAGCTCGTCCACGGGCAATCGCCTGCTGGTGCCGCTGGTCGGCCCGCTCATGCAGACCTGGCCGGGCCTGCAGCTGGACCTCAGCTTTACCGATCATGTCGTGGACCTGATAGCGGCTCGCGCCGATATCGCTCTGCGCTGGGGGGAGCTGCCGTCTTCGGACATGGTGGCGCGAAAGCTGGGACATACGCGCCAGGTGATCGTGGCCTCGCCGGACTATCTGCAGCGCTTTGGCAGACCGCAGCATCCCGATGAGCTGGCAGGCCATGTGCGCATTGGCTGGAACTACCCACGGGCCATACCGCACTGGCCGTTTGTAGTGGCTGGCAAGGCGGTGACGGTGAGCATGGGCGAGGTGCTGCGCGTCAACGATGGTGAAGCCATGGCCAATCTGGCCAAGGCCGGGGCGGGCCTGGCGCGGCTGTCGCTCTATCACGCCTGGGACGATTTGCATGCGGGCAGGCTGCAGGCGCTGCTGGAGGACTTCAATCCCGGGGATCTGCAGCCCATCCATGCCGTGTATGTGGGCAAGCCCGGCCAGTTGCCGGTGAGAACGCGGGCGGTGCTGGATTTTCTGGCCAGCCATGTGGACCTGAGCCATGCCGAGCAAATGCCCGCCGGCCTGCTGCCTGGGGGCACATAA
- a CDS encoding GntR family transcriptional regulator, giving the protein METSTTSFIVESLTKAIVEHRLMPGTKLAEQKLADHFGVSRTLVRQALFQLSQNRLIRLEPARGAFVATPSVDEARQVFAVRRMLEAEMVRSFVKQSSAAKIRALKQHVAAEKKAMEANDVGQRTELLGDFHVRMAELMGNEVLAQLLGELISRCALITLMYQSASAAEHSHEEHADIVTALAAGEAEHAVQLMQLHLDHVEAGLTFDRDLPTNDLSMALSSVSL; this is encoded by the coding sequence ATGGAAACTTCCACCACCAGTTTCATTGTCGAAAGCCTGACCAAGGCCATCGTCGAGCATCGCCTGATGCCCGGCACCAAGCTGGCCGAGCAAAAGCTGGCCGACCACTTTGGAGTTTCCCGCACCCTGGTGCGCCAGGCCCTGTTCCAGCTTTCGCAGAACCGTCTCATCCGGCTAGAGCCCGCTCGCGGCGCCTTTGTGGCCACGCCTTCGGTGGACGAGGCGCGCCAGGTGTTTGCCGTGCGCCGCATGCTCGAAGCCGAGATGGTGCGCAGCTTTGTCAAGCAAAGCAGCGCCGCCAAGATTCGCGCCCTCAAGCAGCATGTGGCTGCCGAGAAAAAGGCCATGGAAGCCAATGACGTGGGCCAGCGCACCGAGCTACTGGGCGACTTCCACGTGCGCATGGCCGAGCTCATGGGCAACGAGGTGCTGGCTCAGCTGCTGGGCGAGCTGATTTCCCGCTGCGCATTGATCACCCTGATGTACCAGTCTGCATCGGCGGCCGAGCATTCGCACGAAGAACATGCCGACATCGTGACCGCACTGGCTGCGGGCGAGGCCGAACATGCGGTGCAGCTGATGCAGCTGCACCTGGACCACGTGGAAGCAGGCCTGACCTTCGACCGCGATTTGCCAACGAACGACCTGTCGATGGCACTTTCATCCGTATCCCTATGA
- the uraD gene encoding 2-oxo-4-hydroxy-4-carboxy-5-ureidoimidazoline decarboxylase has protein sequence MALTLEQLNAADAATATDLLDGLYEHSPWIAAKALEQRPFKSMAHIKHAMAKVLAESSEQAQLDLIRAHPELAGKQMETNTLTAESTNEQKKAGLTNCTPEELEHIRKLNAEYGKRFGFPFILAVRGARGLGLSKAEIIATFERRMFNHPAYEQAEALRNIHRIAEIRLNDKFGYEPVEGNEVWDWQERLSTNSDPGYAEKGQLTVTYLTDAHRACAQRISHWMREIGFDEVEIDAVGNVVGRYKAAPEFADKGAKTLLTGSHYDTVRNGGKYDGRLGIFVPMACVKQLVQQGKRLPFNIEVVGFSEEEGQRYKATFLGSGALVGDFKQEWLEQKDADGITLREAMLHAGLCIDDIPKLERDPAKYLGFVEVHIEQGPVLNELDIPLGIVTSINGSARYVCEFIGMASHAGTTPMNRRRDAAAGVAELSLYIEKRAGQDGDSVATIGQLNVPSGSVNVVPGRCQFSLDLRAPTNEQRDAMINDIMAEMAAIAERRGLRYTTDLSMKAAAAPSAPEWQKRWENAVDALGVPLFRMPSGAGHDAMKLHEIMPQAMLFVRGMNAGISHNPLEASTSDDMQLSVDAFTHLLHQLAQEQQ, from the coding sequence ATGGCTTTGACCCTGGAACAACTGAATGCCGCCGATGCGGCAACCGCCACCGACCTGCTCGATGGCCTGTACGAGCACTCGCCCTGGATTGCCGCCAAGGCACTGGAGCAGCGTCCCTTCAAGTCCATGGCGCATATCAAGCACGCCATGGCCAAGGTGCTGGCCGAGTCCAGCGAGCAGGCCCAGCTCGATCTGATCCGCGCTCACCCGGAGCTGGCCGGCAAGCAGATGGAGACCAACACGCTCACCGCCGAATCGACGAATGAGCAAAAGAAGGCAGGCCTGACCAACTGCACGCCCGAAGAGCTGGAGCACATCCGCAAGCTCAACGCCGAATACGGCAAGCGCTTCGGCTTCCCCTTCATCCTGGCCGTGCGCGGCGCGCGCGGTCTGGGTCTGAGCAAGGCCGAGATCATTGCGACCTTCGAGCGTCGCATGTTCAACCACCCTGCCTACGAGCAGGCCGAGGCACTGCGCAACATCCACCGCATCGCCGAGATCCGCCTGAACGACAAGTTCGGCTACGAGCCCGTCGAAGGCAACGAAGTCTGGGACTGGCAAGAGCGCCTGTCCACCAACAGCGACCCCGGCTACGCCGAAAAAGGCCAGCTGACGGTGACTTACCTGACCGACGCCCACCGCGCCTGCGCCCAGCGCATCAGCCACTGGATGCGCGAAATCGGCTTCGACGAAGTCGAGATCGATGCCGTGGGCAATGTGGTGGGCCGCTACAAGGCCGCCCCAGAATTTGCGGACAAGGGCGCCAAGACCCTGCTGACCGGCAGCCACTACGACACCGTGCGCAACGGCGGCAAGTACGACGGCCGCCTGGGCATCTTTGTGCCCATGGCCTGCGTCAAGCAACTGGTCCAGCAAGGCAAGCGTCTGCCCTTCAACATCGAAGTGGTGGGCTTCTCGGAAGAGGAAGGCCAGCGCTACAAGGCAACCTTCCTGGGCTCTGGCGCACTAGTGGGCGACTTCAAGCAGGAATGGCTGGAGCAAAAGGACGCCGACGGCATCACGCTGCGCGAGGCCATGCTGCATGCCGGCCTGTGCATCGACGACATCCCCAAGCTGGAGCGCGACCCCGCCAAGTACCTGGGCTTTGTGGAAGTGCACATCGAGCAGGGCCCCGTGCTCAACGAGCTGGACATCCCTCTGGGCATCGTCACCTCCATCAACGGCAGCGCCCGCTATGTCTGTGAATTCATCGGCATGGCCAGCCACGCCGGCACCACGCCCATGAACCGCCGCCGCGACGCCGCAGCCGGCGTGGCCGAGCTGTCGCTGTACATCGAAAAGCGCGCCGGCCAGGATGGCGACAGCGTGGCCACCATCGGCCAGCTGAACGTGCCCTCGGGCTCGGTCAACGTGGTGCCCGGCCGCTGCCAGTTCTCGCTGGATCTGCGCGCCCCCACCAACGAGCAGCGCGACGCCATGATCAACGACATCATGGCCGAGATGGCAGCGATCGCCGAACGCCGCGGCCTGCGCTACACCACCGATCTGTCCATGAAGGCAGCGGCGGCACCCAGCGCTCCCGAATGGCAGAAACGCTGGGAAAACGCTGTCGATGCGCTGGGCGTGCCCCTGTTCCGCATGCCCAGCGGTGCCGGTCACGACGCCATGAAACTGCACGAAATCATGCCCCAGGCCATGTTGTTCGTGCGCGGCATGAACGCCGGCATCAGCCACAACCCGCTGGAAGCCTCCACCTCCGACGACATGCAACTGTCCGTGGATGCCTTCACCCACCTCCTCCACCAACTGGCTCAAGAACAGCAATGA
- a CDS encoding nucleobase:cation symporter-2 family protein encodes MTSQVHPVDEVLPFGKLTALGLQHVLVMYAGAVAVPLIVGRALNLPPEQVAHLISADLFVCGLVTLIQAMGATQWFGIKLPVMMGVTFASVAPMVSMAQSTGGNAGAGLIFGSVIGAGVISILIAPLISRMLRFFPPVVTGTIIAVIGISLMRVGINWIFGNPVGPTAPSVPNPEHLKWLAEAQAMAGAPGSSLPAIPKGFSVLPTMPNPKYADLQGAAVSGIVLLSILLIARFAKGFLANVSVLMGILIGGVISVAMGLMNFEKVAKAEWFTLVLPFQIAMPVFDPILILTMSLVMVVVMIESTGMFLALGDMAKRDITQDELTRGLRTDGLGTLIGGIFNTFPYTSFSQNVGLVAVTGVLSRWVCVAGGVILIVLGVLPKMGALIESLPTVVLGGAGLVMFGMVASTGIRILANVDFRNNKNNAMIVAVSIGVGMIPLVAPNFRQWMPHSIHPLIESGILLSSITAVALNLFFNGAAKDNSAAINAAREADAH; translated from the coding sequence ATGACATCCCAAGTGCATCCCGTGGATGAGGTTCTGCCATTTGGCAAGCTCACCGCCTTAGGTCTGCAGCACGTTCTGGTCATGTATGCCGGCGCCGTCGCCGTGCCGCTGATCGTGGGCCGTGCCCTGAACCTGCCCCCTGAGCAGGTCGCGCACCTGATCTCTGCCGACTTGTTCGTCTGCGGCCTGGTCACCCTGATCCAGGCCATGGGCGCAACCCAGTGGTTCGGCATCAAGCTGCCCGTGATGATGGGCGTGACCTTTGCCAGCGTGGCCCCCATGGTGTCCATGGCACAGAGCACCGGCGGCAATGCCGGCGCAGGCCTGATCTTTGGCTCGGTGATAGGCGCGGGGGTGATCTCCATCCTCATTGCGCCCCTCATCAGCCGCATGCTGCGCTTCTTCCCCCCGGTCGTGACGGGCACCATCATCGCCGTCATCGGCATCAGCCTGATGCGTGTGGGCATCAACTGGATCTTCGGCAACCCCGTAGGCCCGACCGCCCCTTCCGTACCCAACCCCGAGCACCTGAAGTGGCTGGCAGAAGCCCAGGCCATGGCCGGTGCCCCCGGCTCCTCGCTGCCCGCCATCCCCAAGGGCTTCTCGGTGCTGCCCACCATGCCCAACCCCAAGTACGCCGATCTGCAAGGCGCTGCGGTCTCGGGCATCGTGCTGCTGTCCATCTTGCTGATCGCTCGCTTTGCCAAGGGCTTCCTGGCCAATGTCTCGGTGCTGATGGGCATCTTGATCGGCGGAGTGATCTCCGTGGCCATGGGTCTGATGAACTTCGAGAAGGTCGCCAAGGCCGAGTGGTTCACCCTGGTACTGCCCTTCCAGATCGCCATGCCCGTCTTCGACCCCATCCTGATCCTGACCATGAGCCTGGTGATGGTGGTGGTGATGATCGAATCCACCGGCATGTTCCTGGCCCTGGGCGACATGGCCAAGCGCGACATCACCCAGGACGAGCTGACCCGCGGTCTGCGCACCGACGGTCTGGGCACGCTGATCGGCGGCATCTTCAACACCTTCCCCTACACCAGCTTCTCCCAGAACGTGGGTCTGGTGGCCGTGACCGGCGTGCTCAGCCGCTGGGTCTGCGTGGCCGGTGGCGTGATCCTCATCGTCCTGGGCGTGCTGCCCAAGATGGGGGCCCTGATCGAATCCCTGCCCACCGTGGTTCTGGGCGGTGCGGGTCTGGTGATGTTCGGCATGGTGGCCTCCACCGGCATTCGCATCCTGGCCAATGTGGATTTCCGCAACAACAAGAACAACGCCATGATCGTGGCAGTGTCCATCGGCGTGGGCATGATTCCTCTGGTTGCCCCTAATTTCCGTCAGTGGATGCCCCATTCCATTCATCCGCTAATTGAATCCGGTATCCTGCTGTCCTCGATTACCGCCGTGGCATTGAATCTTTTCTTTAACGGAGCCGCCAAAGACAACAGCGCTGCCATCAACGCAGCACGTGAGGCTGACGCTCACTAA
- a CDS encoding MFS transporter — MPAALLALAAGAFGIGSTEFIIMGLLTQVSQDLHISIPTAGTLISGYAVGVAVGAPVLTLASRHWPRKLLLLSLMLLFIAGNAAAALAPSYGWLLAARVLTSLTHGTFFGVGAVVATQLVAPEKKASAIALMFSGLTLATLLGVPFGTWIGQHWGWRMAFASVSGIGVIALLILLRHVPRELSMPSPQGLTQELAVLRNGTMWRGLLLTVIGFAGVFTLYTYIEPLLTQITGMDNRMIAFTLLLFGAGLALGNHAGGKLADRFGVQRALWVSLAALMLVLIAGRWMFSSTPLAIAFVLLLGIAAFATVAPLQMGVLQSAGEAGMNLASSLNIAAFNLGNALGAWLGGAVIAQGLGLTWLAWAAAMPAAAALLMASFAPRQTSPVQTSAMAAGRH, encoded by the coding sequence ATGCCTGCAGCATTGCTTGCTCTGGCCGCCGGTGCCTTCGGCATCGGCTCCACGGAATTCATCATCATGGGCTTGCTGACCCAGGTCAGCCAGGATCTTCATATCTCCATCCCCACGGCGGGCACGCTGATCTCGGGCTATGCCGTGGGCGTCGCCGTGGGCGCTCCCGTACTCACGCTGGCCTCGCGCCACTGGCCGCGCAAGTTGCTGCTGCTGAGCCTGATGCTGCTGTTCATCGCCGGCAATGCCGCCGCCGCGCTGGCCCCCAGCTATGGCTGGCTGCTGGCGGCACGCGTGCTGACTTCGCTGACCCACGGCACCTTCTTCGGCGTGGGCGCAGTCGTCGCCACGCAACTGGTGGCACCCGAGAAGAAGGCCTCGGCCATTGCACTGATGTTTTCCGGTCTGACCCTGGCCACGCTGCTGGGCGTGCCCTTTGGCACCTGGATCGGCCAGCACTGGGGCTGGCGCATGGCATTTGCCAGCGTCAGCGGCATCGGCGTGATCGCACTGCTGATCCTGCTGCGCCATGTGCCACGCGAGCTGAGCATGCCCAGCCCTCAGGGCCTGACACAGGAGCTGGCCGTGCTGCGCAATGGCACCATGTGGCGTGGCCTGCTGCTGACGGTGATCGGCTTTGCCGGCGTCTTCACCCTCTATACCTATATAGAGCCGCTGCTGACCCAGATCACGGGCATGGACAACCGCATGATTGCGTTCACCCTGCTGCTGTTCGGGGCGGGCCTGGCCCTGGGCAACCATGCCGGCGGCAAGCTGGCCGACCGCTTTGGCGTGCAGCGCGCACTGTGGGTGTCGCTGGCGGCCCTGATGCTGGTGCTGATCGCGGGCCGCTGGATGTTTTCCAGCACGCCCCTGGCCATTGCCTTTGTGCTGCTGCTGGGCATTGCCGCCTTTGCCACCGTCGCGCCGCTGCAGATGGGTGTACTGCAATCTGCGGGCGAAGCAGGCATGAATCTGGCATCCAGCCTCAATATCGCGGCCTTCAATCTGGGCAATGCCCTGGGAGCCTGGCTGGGCGGAGCCGTGATTGCACAGGGCCTGGGCCTGACTTGGCTGGCCTGGGCTGCTGCCATGCCGGCAGCAGCGGCGCTGCTCATGGCCAGCTTCGCGCCGCGTCAGACCAGTCCCGTTCAGACTTCAGCCATGGCGGCGGGCAGGCACTGA
- the puuE gene encoding allantoinase PuuE: MTYDSTASYPRDLIGYGRNTPHPEWPGKARVAVQFVLNYEEGGENHVLHGDPGSEQFLSEMFNPASYPDRHMSMDGIYEYGSRAGVWRILKEFEKRALPLTVFGVATALQKHRELAQAFDELGHEVACHGLKWIHYQNVPEEIERAHMQQCVDIFEELYGAGGDHGLGWYTGRDSPNSHRLVADAGRFSYDSDYYGDDLPFWMKVAKSDGTTHNQLIVPYTLDVNDMRFALPQGYSHADPFFQYMKDTFDVLYAEGNASGDNAPKMMSIGMHCRLLGRPGRITALQRFLDHIQKHDNVWVCRRIDLARHWAERFPCKD, from the coding sequence ATGACTTACGATTCCACCGCCTCCTATCCACGCGACCTGATTGGCTACGGCCGCAACACGCCCCATCCCGAATGGCCCGGCAAAGCCCGCGTGGCCGTTCAGTTCGTGCTGAACTACGAAGAAGGCGGTGAGAACCATGTCCTGCATGGCGACCCGGGCAGCGAGCAATTCCTGTCGGAGATGTTCAATCCCGCCAGCTACCCGGACCGTCACATGAGCATGGACGGCATCTATGAATACGGCTCGCGCGCCGGCGTGTGGCGCATTCTCAAGGAGTTCGAGAAACGCGCTCTGCCACTGACCGTGTTCGGCGTGGCCACGGCGCTGCAAAAGCATCGCGAGCTGGCCCAGGCCTTTGACGAGCTCGGTCACGAAGTGGCCTGCCACGGCCTGAAGTGGATTCACTACCAGAACGTGCCCGAGGAGATCGAGCGCGCGCACATGCAGCAATGCGTGGACATCTTTGAAGAGCTGTACGGCGCGGGCGGCGACCACGGCCTGGGCTGGTACACCGGCCGCGACAGCCCCAACAGCCACCGCCTGGTGGCCGATGCCGGCCGCTTCAGCTACGACAGCGATTACTACGGCGACGACCTGCCCTTCTGGATGAAGGTTGCCAAGAGCGACGGCACGACGCACAACCAGCTCATCGTTCCCTACACGCTGGACGTGAACGACATGCGCTTTGCCCTGCCCCAGGGTTACTCGCATGCCGATCCGTTCTTCCAGTACATGAAGGACACCTTCGATGTCCTGTATGCCGAAGGCAATGCCAGCGGCGACAACGCCCCCAAGATGATGAGCATCGGCATGCACTGCCGACTGCTAGGCCGCCCCGGCCGGATTACAGCGCTGCAGCGCTTCCTCGACCACATCCAGAAGCACGACAACGTGTGGGTGTGCCGCCGTATTGATTTGGCTCGTCACTGGGCCGAGCGTTTTCCCTGCAAGGATTGA
- a CDS encoding LysR family transcriptional regulator yields the protein MDRLDAMHMFVRVVETGSFTKVAQEFATTQPTVTKQVAAMEARLKVRLLNRNTRGVSLTEAGALYYEKCKIIVSDVAEAENVVKVRQTQVQGQLRIGSSVAFGRRVLIPLAMDFMKHNPQVQVDLSFEDRYTDLVANGIDVALRLGKLADSSLGARMLGVNPWVLVASNTYLRKHGTPRRPSDLKEHSTLIYSSVQGNDIWRLRNASGEPVSIPVTGRLRSNNLSALLAAARSHMGIAALPRYVAQDSLKDGRVVEVLKTCRLPEQEIHAVYPSPRLVPQKVQSFIAFLQGKFDDAWWEDLPRGG from the coding sequence ATGGACAGACTCGACGCGATGCACATGTTTGTGCGCGTGGTGGAGACCGGCAGTTTCACCAAAGTCGCACAGGAATTCGCCACCACCCAGCCCACCGTGACCAAGCAGGTCGCGGCCATGGAGGCGCGCCTCAAGGTGCGGCTGCTCAACCGCAACACGCGCGGCGTGAGCCTGACCGAAGCCGGCGCGCTGTACTACGAAAAGTGCAAGATCATCGTCAGCGATGTGGCCGAGGCGGAGAACGTGGTCAAGGTGCGCCAGACCCAGGTCCAGGGTCAGCTGCGCATCGGCAGCTCGGTGGCCTTCGGGCGCCGGGTACTCATTCCGCTGGCCATGGATTTCATGAAGCACAACCCGCAGGTGCAGGTCGATCTGAGCTTCGAGGACCGCTACACCGATCTGGTGGCCAACGGCATCGACGTGGCGCTGCGCCTGGGCAAGCTGGCCGACTCCTCGCTGGGCGCACGCATGCTGGGCGTCAACCCCTGGGTGCTGGTGGCCTCCAACACCTATCTGCGCAAGCACGGCACGCCGCGCCGCCCCTCGGACCTCAAGGAGCATTCCACGCTGATCTACAGCAGCGTGCAGGGCAACGATATCTGGCGACTGCGCAATGCCAGCGGCGAGCCGGTGTCGATTCCCGTCACCGGGCGGCTGCGCTCCAACAATCTTTCGGCCCTGCTGGCCGCGGCCCGCTCGCACATGGGCATTGCGGCCCTGCCGCGCTATGTGGCCCAGGATTCGCTCAAGGACGGCCGCGTGGTGGAAGTGCTCAAGACCTGCCGCCTGCCCGAGCAGGAAATCCACGCCGTCTACCCCTCGCCGCGCCTGGTGCCGCAGAAGGTGCAGTCCTTCATCGCCTTTTTGCAGGGCAAGTTCGACGATGCCTGGTGGGAGGATCTGCCAAGAGGGGGCTAG